The following is a genomic window from bacterium.
CCGCAGGCCACGATCACCCTGGGCGCGGCCGAGGCCGAGTCGATCCGGACCGGCGTGCTCCACCCGCTCGAGGCGTTGATCTCGGGGCAGCTCCAGCTCGACGGGGATCTCGGACTGATCCTCCAGCTCCAGGCGGTCGCGATGACCCTCTCGATGGCGGCGAGCGGCCGGTAGAGGCCTCCGCGACCGGGCCGTTCGAGCCGCGTCGTCCGCCGGCGACGATCCCCTCGGAATCCCTAGCGGGGGCGCCCCAGTTCCGCTAAAAATGCGGCCCGATACGACGGCGGTCCGGTAGTTCAATTGGTTAGAGCACCGGCCTGTCACGCCGGAAGTTGCGAGTTCGAGTCTCGTCCGGACCGCCATTGTACGTCTTTGAGCAGAGGTGCCGGATTCGCTGCGCTCTGCTTCTATGGCGACGCTGTTTTGCGTCTTTGCGCAGGACCTCGGATTCGTTGCGCCCTGCTTCTATGGCGACGTCGAGCTGCCTTTGCGCTCCGTCGTGAGCCCGCGCGAGAGGGTGGCCTCGGTCGTTTCCCTCGCGCGACGCCACCTGAGGGCGTGGCCTCGCCTTGGCTCGGCGGATGAAGGAGTGATTTCGATGGCTGAACGGGTCTTGTATGGGATGGCGGCTTCGCGGGCTTTTCGGTCGGTTTGGGCGATCGAGGAGGTCGGGGTCGAGTACGAGCATGTGCCGACGAATTTCGCCGGGGACTCGAAGACGCCGGAGTATCTGGCGGTGAATCCGAATGGGCGGATTCCGGCGTTGGTGGACGGGGATCTCGTTCTCTTCGAGTCGATGGCGATCAATCTCTACCTGGCGGAGCGCTACGGGGACGGGCTCTATCCCGACTCGCTCGAGGACCGGGCGCGGACCCATCAGTGGAGCGTCTGGGGGATCAGCGAGATCGAGCCGCTCCAGATGCAGATGATCGTGCAGATGTACTTCACGCCCGAAGAGAAGAAGAAGCCGAAGCTGATCGAGTCGGCGAAGAAGGGTCTCGAGCGGCCGCTCGCGGTACTCGACGCCCACCTGGCGGATCGCGACTTCCTGCTCGGCGACGCCTTCACGATCGCCGACCTGAATCTGGCGTCCGTGATCGACCTGCTCGGCGGCATGGGCAGGCACGACTATTCGGCCCACGCGAACGTGAAGCGCTGGACCGACGCGTGTTATGCGCGGCCGTCCTATTCGGCGGCCAAGAAGCGGGATTAGGCGCGGGACGAGCAGCCGGCGCGCGCCGGGCGATCTAGAGGTCCAGGAGGCGGGCGATCTCGCCGCCGAAGAAGCGCTCTCGCCCCGTCGCGCTCACGCCCTCGAGCTGCGCCTCGCAGATCGCGACCGCGTCGTCCCGGCCTTCCGGGTGGGGCAGGTCGCTCGAGAAGACGAGCAGCTCCTCCGGAACGGTGCCCCAGACGGCCTGCAGGGGGTCCGAAGAGACGAGCGGCGTCACGCGGACCTGGCGCTGCATGTACTCGCTCGGCTTGAGCGGGAGCGAGTAGTCGCCCGGGCCCATGCCGAAGTTGGCGCCGTGGGGCCCAGTCGTGATCGCGTCGATCGTCGTGAGGAAGTGGGGGAGCCAGGTGATCCCGAGCTCCTCGACGATCAGGACGAGGCCCGGGTGTCGCTCGAAGACGCCTTCGATCAGCATCGCCGCCATCGCGACCTGCGGAACGGTCGAGCCCGCGACCAGGTGGAGCAGGGCGAAGTGGCCCGGCGAGCCGCCGTTGAAGAACCAACCCTGATCGACCTCGGTCCGCGCCCCGCCGATGTGGAAGACGGCGGCCATGCCCAGGTCCGCCGCCGCGGCCCAGACCGGATCGAGATCCGGATGCGCGAGGCTCTTCGTCGGCGTCACCGGCTGCGCCCGGATCTGGAAGGCGCGACTCCCCGCCCGTCGCATCCGGGTCAGCTCGGCGATCGCCCAGTCGACGTCGGAGAGGTCGATCATGGCCGTGGGGATCAAGCGGTCCGTGTGGCCTTCGCAGATCCCGCTCGACCAGGTGTTGTAGGCGGAGATCGCGCGCCGGGTGAGCTTCGCGTCCCCCGCCCGCCGGGCGCCGGCGACCATGTCGTTCGCGAAGGTCGGGTTCAGGAACTGGACGTCGATCCCATGGGCGTCGTTGTGGGCGAGACGGGCCGCGGCGTCGTAGCTGAGCGGCGGCGGGGCCTCGTCCTTGCTGGCGTCCTCGTCCGCGATCCGCGCGAGGGAGGCGCGCAGCGCGCGTTCGCCGGCGGGGGCCAGGAGGCGGATCAGGTCCTGCGGAAGCTGCTCGCGCGGGACCCGGTCGATCAGGTCGCCGACGACGAAGCGGACGACCCGCTCGATCGTGTCCTCCGCCGGGAGCTGGGCGGCGAGGTCGGGGTCGACGCTCGCGAGCCAGTCCGGGGGCTCGAAGTAGTGGCTGTCGACGTCGATGACCCGCATGCCCTTCCTCCTCTGATCTGGGGAAAGGCTAGCTCGGATCTGGTCAGGGCCACGTGGCCGAGATCCTGAAGTGGATCCCGTCGTCCTGGAGCGAGCGGAGATCGTCCCTCGGGCCGTCCTGGAGCAGACGCGCGCCCCAGTGAAGCTCGCCGATCAGGGTCTCTCCGAGCCGTGCGCGGAGGCCCAGACCGACCGAGGCCAGCGACTCCGCGCGAAGGTTGTCCGACGAGAGGTGGCGGCTGAAGGCCCGGCCACCGTCGAAGAAGGGGACGAGCTGGACGATCGGTCGGCCGTCGATCGCATCGCGCCAGATCGGGATCCGCGCTTCGAGGCCGCCGACGACGCCTTCGTCCCGCACGATGCGGTTCTGGCTGTAGCCGCGGACGCTCGGCGGGCCGCCGATCGCGAACTGGGCCAGGCCGAAGACGCGTTGGCTCGTCAGCTGCGCGCTCGCACCGGCGATCAGCTCGATGTCGTAGTCGGTCACGCGTCGCGCCGCCTGGATCTGGGCGTTCCAGGCCCAGAAGCGTGCGTCCGGGAGGTCGCCGTCGCTCCGCGTGGCACCGAAGGCATCGAGCCCCACGGTCGCGACCGCACGAAGCGCCACGACCTGTCGCGGTCGGCGATGAACCGCGTCCGCGACCAGACGGAGCGTAGCCAGGCGCGTCCGCCCCTTCGGTGCGCCCGGAAGCGCGAAGGGCTGGTCGAAGCCGAGTGGCGCGAACGTGATCTCCGACTCGGCGAGCTCGCCGACCAGTCCGACGCCGAACTCCCAATCGCCCATCACGCCGTCCGGGCGGAAGGGCTGGTAGAGCCCGAGCTCCGCGGCCCAGTACTCGCTCTCGACGTCGAGCGGGTCGTTGCCCACCCCGTCCGAGACGTCGAAGCGGCGGTAGCGACCGATGGCGTGGGCGAGGGTGTCGCTCGCGTTGAGCGGGCGCTGGTAGACGACTTCGATCCCACCGCCCGCCTCGCTCACGTCGCCGCCGACGAGCAGGCTGTCCCCGGCGCGGGTCAGGCTCCGGTTCATCACGGCCGCGCCGAACCGGATCTCCCCCAGGCTCGGCGCCAGATGATTGTGGACCGTGGCCGCCGCCGAGAGCACGGACTTCTCTTCCACGGCGACGTCGAGGATCGTTTCACCGCGAACTTCACCCGGCCGGATGGTGGCGTGGATCCCCGCGAGCCGGGGGTCCCGCTGGAGCTGTCGGAGCCGCCCTTCGAGGGTCGGCACGTGGAGGGGACCTTCGAGGCCCCGGCGGATCCGGGAGGCGTAGTAGTCCGCGTCGACGCGTTCGGCCCCCGAGACCTCGACGTCGGCGAGTCGCCCCTCGACGAGCTGGACGATCAGCTCGGCGGGGCTGCCGAGCGATTGGGGCGGGAAGACGGCACCCGAGGTGAGGTAGCCCGCGCGCACGTAGACGGCGGTCAGCGCGTCCCGCAGTCCCTCGAGATCGTTGGCTGTGAGCGGGCGATCCAGCCAGGGGGCGGCGACC
Proteins encoded in this region:
- a CDS encoding glutathione S-transferase family protein produces the protein MAERVLYGMAASRAFRSVWAIEEVGVEYEHVPTNFAGDSKTPEYLAVNPNGRIPALVDGDLVLFESMAINLYLAERYGDGLYPDSLEDRARTHQWSVWGISEIEPLQMQMIVQMYFTPEEKKKPKLIESAKKGLERPLAVLDAHLADRDFLLGDAFTIADLNLASVIDLLGGMGRHDYSAHANVKRWTDACYARPSYSAAKKRD
- a CDS encoding amidohydrolase, with the translated sequence MRVIDVDSHYFEPPDWLASVDPDLAAQLPAEDTIERVVRFVVGDLIDRVPREQLPQDLIRLLAPAGERALRASLARIADEDASKDEAPPPLSYDAAARLAHNDAHGIDVQFLNPTFANDMVAGARRAGDAKLTRRAISAYNTWSSGICEGHTDRLIPTAMIDLSDVDWAIAELTRMRRAGSRAFQIRAQPVTPTKSLAHPDLDPVWAAAADLGMAAVFHIGGARTEVDQGWFFNGGSPGHFALLHLVAGSTVPQVAMAAMLIEGVFERHPGLVLIVEELGITWLPHFLTTIDAITTGPHGANFGMGPGDYSLPLKPSEYMQRQVRVTPLVSSDPLQAVWGTVPEELLVFSSDLPHPEGRDDAVAICEAQLEGVSATGRERFFGGEIARLLDL
- a CDS encoding BamA/TamA family outer membrane protein, which encodes MKPVRFVATLAGLVATGLALSAADAVSAAEDPGAVARELLREPPRARPIAPREAPDFEGEQVLPPIPSAPTPRAPLQGDGDRPDAIVVVRNLRFEGNTALSDEAFDEVAAPWLDRPLTANDLEGLRDALTAVYVRAGYLTSGAVFPPQSLGSPAELIVQLVEGRLADVEVSGAERVDADYYASRIRRGLEGPLHVPTLEGRLRQLQRDPRLAGIHATIRPGEVRGETILDVAVEEKSVLSAAATVHNHLAPSLGEIRFGAAVMNRSLTRAGDSLLVGGDVSEAGGGIEVVYQRPLNASDTLAHAIGRYRRFDVSDGVGNDPLDVESEYWAAELGLYQPFRPDGVMGDWEFGVGLVGELAESEITFAPLGFDQPFALPGAPKGRTRLATLRLVADAVHRRPRQVVALRAVATVGLDAFGATRSDGDLPDARFWAWNAQIQAARRVTDYDIELIAGASAQLTSQRVFGLAQFAIGGPPSVRGYSQNRIVRDEGVVGGLEARIPIWRDAIDGRPIVQLVPFFDGGRAFSRHLSSDNLRAESLASVGLGLRARLGETLIGELHWGARLLQDGPRDDLRSLQDDGIHFRISATWP